The Euphorbia lathyris chromosome 2, ddEupLath1.1, whole genome shotgun sequence genome includes a window with the following:
- the LOC136217352 gene encoding transcription factor bHLH57: protein MESLQGPIDPSFFGGNHLDVEGCFSGEEEAHFLMSSLEDKIPFLQMLQGVDSDSPQFEPNFQTLLKLQHLQNPWEFNINSYVTETETQAQALELESCVTHDIADLQSPVKSESQDLHNPHSNSCIEGVSPNPSKKRVNFSKESNSGSSSFPWNLPHNQTNFSNSKSSPLVPRERKKRKRARPVKNKEEVESQRMTHIAVERNRRRQMNDHLNSLRSLMPPSYVQRGDQASIIGGAIDFVKELEQLLESLEGERRIRKTEEAESLMGISSNGLFALQPDCNIEIDNSNSEEAAAKVKRKSETAEIEVTAVQNHVNLKIQCKRNQGQLLRAIIALEDLRLTVLHLNISSSDTTALYSFNLKIEEDCKLGSADEVAATVNQIFSNS from the exons ATGGAGAGCTTACAAGGCCCCATTGATCCTTCT TTCTTTGGTGGTAACCATTTGGATGTGGAGGGCTGCTTCTCAGGAGAAGAAGAAGCACATTTCTTAATGTCAAGTTTGGAAGATAAAATCCCTTTTCTACAAATGCTTCAAGGTGTAGATTCAGATTCACCTCAGTTTGAACCAAACTTTCAGACATTGTTGAAACTTCAACACCTTCAAAACCCTTGGGAGTTTAACATTAACTCCTACGTCACTGAAACGGAAACTCAAGCTCAAGCGTTGGAGCTCGAAAGCTGTGTCACTCATGACATAGCTGATTTACAATCACCAGTCAAATCTGAAAGCCAAGACCTTCATAACCCACATTCCAATTCTTGCATTGAAGGTGTAAGCCCCAACCCTAGCAAGAAACGAGTCAACTTCAGCAAAGAGAGCAACTCAGGCTCTTCATCATTTCCATGGAATCTACCGCACAACCAAACTAACTTCTCCAATTCCAAATCTTCCCCACTAGTCCCCAGAGAACGGAAAAAACGAAAGCGAGCAAGACCAGTAAAGAACAAAGAAGAAGTAGAGAGCCAGCGTATGACCCACATTGCCGTTGAACGCAACCGCCGTCGACAAATGAACGACCACCTCAACTCTCTCCGTTCACTCATGCCTCCTTCCTATGTTCAAAGG GGAGACCAGGCCTCGATTATTGGAGGTGCAATTGACTTCGTGAAGGAACTAGAGCAACTTCTAGAATCCCTTGAAGGTGAAAGGAGGATAAGAAAAACAGAAGAAGCTGAATCTCTCATGGGCATTTCATCGAACGGGTTATTTGCACTGCAACCAGACTGCAACATTGAAATCGACAACAGCAATTCTGAAGAGGCGGCAGCGAAGGTAAAAAGAAAATCGGAGACGGCGGAGATAGAAGTAACCGCCGTACAAAACCAtgtaaatttgaagatacaatGCAAAAGAAACCAAGGCCAATTACTGAGAGCTATAATTGCATTAGAGGATCTCAGACTTACTGTTCTACATCTTAATATCAGTTCATCCGATACAACAGCTCTTTACTCATTCAATCTCAAG ATAGAGGAAGATTGCAAGCTGGGCTCAGCAGATGAGGTGGCAGCAACGGTTAATCAAATATTTAGCAACAGTTGA